In Virgibacillus sp. NKC19-16, a single genomic region encodes these proteins:
- a CDS encoding D-glycero-alpha-D-manno-heptose-1,7-bisphosphate 7-phosphatase has protein sequence MNIGMFLDRDGVINEVLTNRVKFVNKPKDFHLLSGVGEAVRRFNDLGFKVFVVTNQGGIGLGYMQETALEAVHTKMKKDLAAFGATIDDIAYCPHKPHANCACRKPKPQMILDFAEKHDIDLDQSYMVGDREPDIEAGKEAGVRTILIGNRKETRADADMFFPDLISVAQWIG, from the coding sequence ATGAACATCGGCATGTTTCTTGACCGGGATGGTGTAATCAATGAGGTACTCACCAATCGGGTGAAATTCGTAAATAAGCCAAAGGACTTCCATTTGCTAAGTGGTGTAGGCGAAGCTGTAAGGCGGTTCAATGATTTGGGATTTAAGGTTTTCGTTGTAACGAATCAGGGGGGGATCGGGCTTGGCTATATGCAAGAAACTGCTTTAGAGGCAGTACATACAAAGATGAAAAAAGATTTAGCCGCATTTGGTGCAACCATCGATGACATCGCTTATTGCCCCCACAAGCCACATGCGAATTGTGCCTGCCGTAAGCCGAAGCCGCAAATGATTTTGGATTTTGCAGAAAAACATGATATTGATTTAGATCAAAGTTATATGGTAGGGGACCGCGAGCCGGATATTGAAGCAGGGAAGGAAGCGGGTGTTAGGACCATTCTTATTGGAAATAGGAAAGAAACACGAGCAGATGCAGACATGTTTTTTCCAGATCTTATTTCGGTTGCACAGTGGATAGGGTGA
- a CDS encoding pyridoxamine 5'-phosphate oxidase family protein has product MSQTEIKATVEKILKSSYVGPMATVKNNKPHTRYMTFFNEGLKLYTLTSKETDKAEEIEANPFTHILLGYDGEGFGDDYVEYQGKVSFNNSEALKKELWNDTMKIYFDGPEDPELVLLEINPTAIRVMNKKGEAPKELEF; this is encoded by the coding sequence ATGAGTCAAACTGAGATCAAAGCAACCGTTGAAAAAATTCTAAAAAGCAGCTACGTTGGCCCGATGGCAACAGTGAAGAATAATAAGCCCCATACAAGGTACATGACGTTTTTCAATGAAGGATTGAAGCTCTATACGTTAACGAGCAAGGAAACGGATAAGGCGGAGGAAATTGAAGCGAATCCTTTCACGCATATTCTGCTCGGATACGATGGTGAAGGATTTGGTGATGATTATGTGGAATATCAAGGGAAGGTCTCCTTTAATAATTCAGAAGCACTGAAAAAGGAGCTGTGGAATGACACGATGAAAATTTATTTTGATGGCCCAGAGGACCCAGAACTTGTCTTGCTGGAGATTAATCCAACTGCCATCCGGGTTATGAATAAAAAAGGAGAAGCACCAAAGGAATTGGAATTCTAA
- a CDS encoding helix-turn-helix domain-containing protein, which yields MSNIASRLIQLREEKGLSPEELANELHFAKTIIWSYELGKKQPIPSHVSKIAEYFDVDVDYLLGEETKSSGVNLQHAKDLESYNLYVDDIKLTDEEIEEAIAYIKARRLMKNNMAI from the coding sequence ATGAGTAATATTGCATCGAGACTAATACAATTAAGGGAAGAAAAAGGATTATCGCCAGAGGAATTGGCTAATGAATTGCATTTTGCGAAAACAATTATTTGGAGTTATGAGCTTGGTAAGAAGCAACCGATCCCCAGTCATGTTAGTAAGATTGCTGAATATTTTGATGTGGACGTGGACTATTTACTAGGTGAAGAGACAAAATCATCAGGGGTAAACCTGCAGCATGCAAAGGATCTGGAGAGTTATAACTTATATGTGGATGATATCAAGTTGACCGATGAGGAAATAGAAGAAGCAATTGCCTATATCAAGGCAAGAAGGCTTATGAAAAATAATATGGCTATATAA
- a CDS encoding Na+/H+ antiporter NhaC family protein, with the protein MEYAWFSLIPFVIVIALSIWLKKILPGLVLGLLVGALLVEFSVLGGTVETVNYIVTTLSDPSNINIIAFLYLFGGLIGMMQISGGIKGFSEWIGEKIDSERGLLSIIWLTLPFTFMMPMFRIMMIGPVVKSLLKKVNTSKWKVGFTMDVSTSSVIVLLPVATAFVGFMVSLVQGGIQEHNLNMDAYQVFLFSIPFNFFAIVMLIIGLIRTFWSSNEKKHKNKKGDQEQGKKYHRVGIKKELSMVKAQPWNLIVPLFLLLGLTLFLLWKDGVDKGATGIFNAFAEADATFVMLLSIFITLIITFVFYMIRNQKLGEIIYHFYDGGNQLMQPIILLILVWALSLVAEDLGFSQFIGSTLGSFLPGFTIPAVVFLIGSIISYFIGSSWGTWGLLMPLGMALATATGAPIPMTVGAVFASGSFGAMTSPLGDTTITTASILEVPLIDYARYKLKIVSIGAGIAVVMYFVAGLFLG; encoded by the coding sequence TTGGAATATGCGTGGTTTTCTTTAATTCCGTTTGTGATTGTTATAGCTTTATCCATTTGGCTGAAGAAAATCTTACCCGGTCTTGTGCTTGGGCTTTTAGTTGGGGCTCTTTTGGTTGAATTCAGTGTTCTTGGCGGAACAGTGGAAACGGTCAACTATATTGTAACAACACTTTCGGATCCGTCAAATATAAATATTATCGCCTTTCTCTATCTTTTCGGCGGGTTAATCGGCATGATGCAGATTTCGGGAGGTATTAAAGGGTTTTCCGAGTGGATCGGTGAAAAAATTGATTCTGAACGCGGTCTGCTTTCGATTATCTGGCTGACACTTCCCTTTACATTTATGATGCCAATGTTTCGGATCATGATGATCGGCCCTGTTGTGAAATCATTGCTTAAAAAAGTAAATACATCCAAATGGAAGGTCGGCTTTACCATGGATGTATCGACAAGTTCGGTAATTGTTTTGCTACCAGTTGCAACTGCATTTGTCGGATTCATGGTATCTCTTGTTCAAGGCGGTATTCAAGAACACAACCTTAACATGGATGCCTATCAGGTGTTTCTTTTCAGTATTCCGTTTAACTTTTTTGCCATTGTCATGCTCATTATCGGGCTGATTCGAACATTTTGGTCATCCAATGAAAAAAAACATAAGAACAAAAAAGGAGATCAGGAGCAGGGGAAGAAATATCACCGTGTTGGTATTAAAAAGGAGCTTTCCATGGTAAAGGCACAGCCGTGGAATCTGATTGTTCCCTTGTTTTTACTGCTTGGACTGACGCTATTCCTGTTGTGGAAGGATGGGGTCGACAAAGGTGCTACGGGTATTTTTAATGCTTTTGCGGAAGCGGATGCTACCTTTGTGATGTTGCTTTCTATATTTATTACGCTTATCATCACGTTCGTTTTCTACATGATCCGAAATCAGAAACTAGGAGAAATCATCTATCATTTCTATGATGGCGGAAACCAGCTAATGCAGCCAATCATCCTCCTTATACTTGTATGGGCGCTCTCTCTTGTAGCTGAAGATCTCGGTTTTTCACAATTTATTGGTTCTACACTTGGTTCATTCCTGCCGGGGTTCACGATACCCGCAGTCGTTTTTCTGATTGGTTCCATCATCAGCTATTTCATCGGTTCCTCTTGGGGAACATGGGGCCTGCTCATGCCACTTGGGATGGCATTGGCAACAGCAACCGGCGCACCCATTCCAATGACCGTCGGAGCAGTTTTTGCCAGCGGTTCATTCGGTGCCATGACCTCCCCGCTTGGCGACACAACTATCACAACCGCATCCATACTGGAAGTCCCCTTGATCGATTATGCACGATACAAATTGAAAATCGTATCCATCGGCGCGGGAATTGCTGTAGTGATGTATTTTGTGGCTGGATTGTTTTTGGGGTAA
- a CDS encoding ketopantoate reductase family protein: MRIVVIGAGALGAYFGARWIEARADVTFLVREKRAAQIKDHGIKINSPYGDYEVENPKVITDPEEIQAADLVLVSVKGYHLQGTLEHVKALTKKGAYVLPVLNGMEHIQILQDALGKDSVIGGLSFIFATLNDKGHVEHSGDAHQLIFGPLNPSQKEVCSRIEEMSEHAVMDSRNSEDISRELWKKYMFINALSGVTTASNLTIGPIRDNKETFHIVEMLLKEMKLLATKYNVQLTDADVEATKQNISKLDSEATSSMHKDRRKGLSLEVDHLHGGAVRLAEGVNLDVPYIKAVLGLIKPFA; the protein is encoded by the coding sequence TTGCGAATTGTTGTTATAGGTGCAGGTGCACTAGGCGCTTATTTCGGGGCGCGTTGGATTGAGGCAAGAGCAGATGTAACATTTTTAGTTAGGGAAAAAAGAGCAGCGCAAATTAAGGACCATGGGATCAAAATCAATAGCCCATACGGGGATTATGAAGTGGAAAATCCTAAGGTGATAACAGATCCTGAGGAGATTCAAGCAGCAGATCTCGTACTTGTAAGCGTGAAGGGATATCATCTGCAAGGTACGCTTGAGCATGTAAAAGCACTGACGAAAAAAGGTGCTTACGTGCTGCCAGTATTAAATGGCATGGAACATATTCAGATTTTACAAGACGCGCTTGGCAAGGACTCTGTTATTGGAGGGCTGTCATTTATTTTTGCAACGTTAAACGATAAGGGACATGTCGAGCATTCCGGTGATGCACATCAGTTGATTTTTGGACCGCTTAATCCTTCCCAAAAGGAAGTGTGCAGCAGAATAGAGGAGATGTCAGAACATGCTGTCATGGACAGCCGAAATAGTGAGGACATTTCACGGGAACTATGGAAAAAATACATGTTTATCAATGCATTGTCAGGTGTGACGACTGCGTCCAACTTAACTATCGGGCCGATTCGTGATAACAAAGAAACGTTTCATATCGTGGAGATGTTACTCAAGGAAATGAAGCTTTTGGCAACTAAGTACAACGTGCAGTTAACCGATGCAGATGTGGAAGCGACCAAACAGAATATAAGCAAGTTAGATTCCGAAGCAACATCTTCCATGCATAAAGACCGGCGAAAAGGCTTATCACTTGAAGTAGACCATTTGCATGGAGGGGCAGTGCGGCTGGCTGAAGGTGTGAATTTGGACGTTCCTTATATTAAGGCTGTACTGGGATTGATCAAGCCTTTTGCGTGA
- a CDS encoding dipeptidase, giving the protein MQKKFLYLIVAILFLSFTSTSALAKHDAGQDVENVHFNSTVVDGHNDTMMKVVDKDTWLPETDIGDNTSFQLDIPKLQTGGIDAPFFAAYTSGYYDNNPRSISRTLALINALYWTEEQNPQDLKISSTTKEIKQTVKDNKIAAVPAIEGAYSMQEHNALGLLHQYNDLGVKVIGFNWNYSNALGEGADRVYGDPERTPSEGGLTELGAEVTQEMNKLGMVIDVSHMSRNTFWDVIEVSEAPVIASHSGVNGLKDHQRNLTEEQLLALEENGGVINIVFYPAFLTDNSTGYAEDIVDHIEYAVNLIGIDHVGLGSDFDGASMPDDLQDASEMPEITKELVSRGYSNQEIEKVLGGNQLRVLKDVEKAAEHDPSKRGMSPVVKPDYEMGEIIDSRTPLLTAEIETKRGAPVDKDSLKVIVDGIPYEPDFDKNTSTLSLQLTEDLQERFHVVTFEAKNIAGKVTRETRIFYIDD; this is encoded by the coding sequence ATGCAAAAGAAGTTTTTATATCTAATTGTCGCCATCCTGTTTCTATCTTTCACCTCTACTTCAGCTCTAGCAAAACATGATGCTGGACAAGATGTGGAGAATGTCCATTTTAATTCCACTGTAGTCGATGGTCATAATGATACGATGATGAAGGTGGTAGATAAGGATACATGGTTACCTGAAACAGACATCGGAGACAATACATCATTTCAACTTGATATACCTAAGCTTCAGACAGGCGGTATCGACGCTCCTTTCTTTGCAGCATATACATCCGGATATTATGATAATAACCCCCGCAGTATTAGCAGGACGTTAGCCTTGATTAATGCGTTATACTGGACAGAAGAACAAAATCCGCAAGATCTCAAAATCTCATCCACTACCAAAGAAATCAAACAAACAGTAAAAGATAATAAAATTGCAGCTGTCCCTGCAATCGAAGGGGCTTATTCCATGCAAGAACACAATGCATTGGGACTCCTGCATCAATACAATGACCTTGGCGTGAAAGTTATCGGCTTTAATTGGAATTATTCAAATGCCCTCGGTGAAGGCGCTGACAGAGTATATGGCGACCCTGAAAGAACACCTTCAGAAGGTGGCTTGACAGAGTTGGGTGCTGAGGTGACTCAGGAAATGAATAAGCTAGGGATGGTCATTGATGTGTCTCACATGTCCAGAAATACATTCTGGGACGTAATCGAAGTCTCTGAAGCTCCTGTAATAGCATCCCATTCAGGAGTAAATGGATTAAAAGATCACCAACGCAATCTGACAGAAGAACAGCTTTTGGCGCTTGAAGAAAATGGGGGTGTCATCAATATCGTTTTTTACCCTGCATTTTTGACAGACAATTCAACTGGTTACGCTGAAGATATCGTTGATCATATCGAATATGCTGTTAATTTGATCGGCATTGACCATGTCGGACTAGGGTCTGATTTTGACGGTGCCTCAATGCCTGACGATCTGCAAGATGCATCAGAAATGCCTGAAATCACGAAGGAACTAGTCAGTAGGGGGTATTCAAATCAAGAAATTGAGAAAGTGCTAGGAGGAAATCAACTGCGTGTCCTTAAAGATGTCGAAAAAGCGGCAGAACATGACCCATCAAAACGTGGTATGAGCCCTGTTGTCAAGCCTGATTACGAAATGGGAGAAATCATTGATAGCAGAACACCCCTTCTAACGGCAGAAATAGAAACAAAAAGAGGAGCACCTGTTGATAAAGACAGTCTTAAAGTTATTGTAGATGGTATCCCTTATGAACCTGATTTTGATAAAAATACATCAACATTATCACTGCAGCTGACTGAAGACTTACAGGAACGTTTTCATGTGGTGACCTTTGAGGCTAAAAACATAGCAGGCAAGGTCACAAGAGAAACTCGGATATTCTATATTGACGATTAA
- a CDS encoding endonuclease III domain-containing protein has product MEGGYQLIYQKLYDYYGPQNWWPAETIPEMMIGSILVQNTNWRNANKALHNLRTLLDPAVIDRMSVEELAQLIRSSGFFNIKAKRIKAFLEWFKGYDFDIDKFKDVDKLELRRELLTINGIGRETADVMLLYAFDKPIFVVDAYARRIFYRLGLDMPKSYDGFRKEIEEATPGDLQLYNEFHALIVEHAKVHCKQAPICEGCPLFAICDRRLE; this is encoded by the coding sequence ATGGAGGGCGGTTATCAATTAATCTACCAAAAGCTGTACGATTATTACGGCCCACAAAACTGGTGGCCTGCTGAGACGATTCCCGAGATGATGATTGGCTCCATCCTTGTGCAAAACACGAACTGGCGGAATGCGAACAAAGCACTTCATAACTTGCGCACCCTTTTGGATCCGGCAGTCATTGATCGCATGTCTGTCGAAGAGCTTGCCCAGCTGATCCGATCGAGCGGCTTTTTCAATATAAAGGCAAAACGAATCAAGGCTTTCCTGGAATGGTTTAAGGGCTATGATTTTGACATTGATAAATTTAAAGACGTGGACAAGCTGGAACTACGCCGGGAGTTATTAACGATCAACGGAATCGGCAGAGAGACTGCGGATGTGATGCTGTTATATGCATTTGATAAACCGATTTTCGTGGTGGATGCTTATGCGCGAAGGATTTTTTATCGGCTTGGGTTGGATATGCCAAAATCGTATGACGGGTTTCGTAAAGAGATAGAGGAAGCGACTCCCGGTGATTTGCAGCTGTATAATGAATTTCATGCGCTTATCGTGGAGCATGCGAAGGTTCATTGCAAGCAGGCGCCGATATGTGAGGGTTGCCCGTTGTTTGCTATTTGTGATCGGAGGCTGGAGTGA
- a CDS encoding methylated-DNA--[protein]-cysteine S-methyltransferase, translating into MTYKSKAYYGHVHTRDWSLYIAATDKGLCFVGSQNEGLDEVKDWFDAKRPEATLVEDWDKVAAYAKELVEYFNGERQSFDLPVDFMGTNFQENVWTELQNIPFGEKRTYTDIAENIGRPGSVRAVGAAIGANPVMIVVPCHRVVGKNGKLTGFRGGIPMKERLLGLESS; encoded by the coding sequence ATGACATACAAAAGCAAAGCATATTACGGACACGTCCATACCCGTGACTGGTCGCTCTATATAGCGGCAACGGATAAGGGACTTTGCTTTGTCGGCTCACAAAATGAGGGTCTGGATGAGGTGAAAGATTGGTTTGACGCAAAAAGGCCAGAAGCCACATTGGTAGAAGACTGGGATAAAGTAGCGGCCTATGCGAAAGAATTAGTGGAATATTTTAATGGGGAGCGCCAATCCTTCGATTTACCGGTAGATTTTATGGGTACAAATTTTCAGGAGAACGTATGGACAGAGCTGCAAAATATCCCATTTGGTGAAAAGCGTACTTACACAGATATAGCAGAAAATATCGGCAGGCCTGGCTCGGTGCGTGCTGTTGGGGCGGCAATCGGTGCAAATCCTGTTATGATCGTTGTACCATGTCATCGGGTAGTTGGAAAAAACGGAAAATTGACAGGGTTTCGTGGTGGTATCCCAATGAAAGAACGATTATTAGGACTGGAAAGCAGCTGA
- a CDS encoding Cof-type HAD-IIB family hydrolase gives MKLIASDLDGTLLNEQGEVSKENAEAIKKAIAQGCEFVVATGRSYGAANKPLQEVDITCPIISMNGARTYTSDKKIVRSVALDIEIARKIQNVCQEEEMYLEFFTNQGIYSTSREYFVEVMIDVMKSANPDVSEAEIREGAESRLQEEQVSFIENYDDLYAMENLEIFKILGFSLEKERLEKVRTQFTEKQAVAITSSGDINLEFNHPQAQKGIALEILASSMGVEMKDVMALGDNLNDVSMLKMAGHAVAMENAEEEIKKICDYRTKTNKEHGVAVAIEEVLGKDKH, from the coding sequence ATGAAACTCATTGCAAGTGATTTAGATGGTACCCTGTTAAACGAACAAGGTGAAGTTAGTAAAGAAAATGCAGAAGCAATTAAAAAGGCAATAGCTCAGGGGTGCGAGTTTGTTGTTGCAACAGGCAGATCTTATGGTGCTGCAAACAAACCGCTTCAGGAAGTAGATATAACATGCCCGATCATTTCCATGAATGGAGCGAGGACGTATACTTCTGATAAAAAAATAGTAAGAAGTGTGGCGCTGGACATAGAAATAGCTCGCAAAATTCAAAATGTTTGCCAGGAAGAAGAGATGTACCTCGAATTTTTCACAAATCAAGGCATCTATTCCACAAGCAGGGAATACTTTGTGGAGGTCATGATTGATGTCATGAAATCAGCCAATCCGGATGTGTCTGAAGCTGAAATACGTGAAGGTGCTGAGAGTCGTTTGCAGGAGGAGCAGGTGTCATTCATCGAAAATTATGATGATTTGTATGCGATGGAAAATCTTGAGATCTTTAAAATCCTGGGCTTTTCGCTGGAAAAAGAACGATTGGAAAAGGTTCGCACGCAATTTACCGAGAAGCAAGCGGTTGCGATCACATCTTCCGGCGATATTAACCTTGAATTTAACCACCCTCAGGCGCAAAAAGGGATAGCGCTTGAGATTCTGGCAAGTAGCATGGGAGTTGAAATGAAGGACGTCATGGCACTCGGTGATAATTTAAATGACGTAAGCATGCTGAAAATGGCGGGGCATGCTGTTGCGATGGAAAATGCGGAGGAAGAAATCAAGAAAATATGCGATTATCGGACGAAGACGAATAAGGAGCATGGCGTAGCGGTGGCTATTGAGGAGGTGCTTGGAAAAGATAAACATTAG
- a CDS encoding YkvI family membrane protein, translating to MKRILQIGSAFIGIIVGAGFASGQEILQYFTSFGYMGTIGAIIATALFAYLGMTLTRLGSRLRATSHKEAIYKVSGRYLGVIVDYIIIFTLFGVGVVMIAGAGSIPNQQFGLPPAVGISLMSILVILTVMMNVDRVVAVIGSITPFLIISIIILSIYSLFTMDSSYTELNPIAQESPSALSNWFFSAINYVSFNIAVGASMSLLMGGSERDEKTATIGGLIGGLGIGVIIVLSHLAIFSQVDIVASYEMPMLKIADDISPLLGMFYSIVLFGMIFNTALSMFFSLAARFTEQGTTKHKLFALISGLIAFSLSFYGFTELVSFFYPLIGTLGLFLILALLIAPFRMSDAKKQKDRS from the coding sequence ATGAAACGGATTTTACAAATTGGCAGCGCTTTTATCGGAATTATTGTCGGTGCGGGGTTCGCATCCGGGCAGGAAATCCTACAGTACTTCACAAGCTTCGGGTACATGGGGACAATTGGGGCGATTATTGCTACTGCCCTGTTCGCATATCTGGGAATGACATTAACTAGGCTTGGAAGCAGATTGCGCGCGACGTCGCATAAAGAGGCTATTTATAAGGTAAGTGGCCGCTATCTTGGTGTTATTGTTGATTACATTATCATTTTTACCTTGTTTGGTGTAGGGGTCGTTATGATTGCAGGAGCTGGTTCTATTCCTAACCAGCAGTTCGGCCTACCGCCAGCGGTTGGTATTTCACTGATGAGTATTCTCGTGATTTTAACCGTGATGATGAATGTTGATCGTGTGGTTGCGGTTATTGGGAGCATCACACCATTCCTTATCATTTCCATCATCATTCTTTCCATTTATAGCCTGTTTACCATGGATTCATCCTACACGGAACTTAATCCAATTGCTCAGGAATCGCCATCCGCACTTTCGAACTGGTTCTTTTCGGCAATTAATTATGTTTCGTTTAATATTGCTGTGGGTGCTTCCATGTCTCTTCTCATGGGCGGATCTGAACGTGATGAAAAGACAGCGACTATCGGAGGGCTGATAGGAGGACTTGGTATTGGGGTCATTATTGTCTTAAGCCATCTTGCTATCTTTTCACAAGTTGATATAGTGGCGAGCTATGAAATGCCAATGCTAAAAATTGCTGATGATATATCACCTTTACTTGGAATGTTTTATTCCATCGTTCTGTTTGGGATGATTTTCAATACAGCGTTAAGTATGTTTTTCTCATTAGCCGCTAGATTTACGGAACAAGGAACAACGAAACATAAACTATTCGCTCTGATTTCAGGGCTCATAGCATTTAGCTTAAGCTTCTATGGTTTCACGGAACTTGTTTCCTTTTTCTATCCGCTTATTGGCACGCTAGGCCTTTTCCTAATTCTGGCTCTTCTCATTGCACCATTCAGAATGTCGGATGCGAAAAAACAAAAGGATAGATCATGA
- a CDS encoding NADPH-dependent FMN reductase produces the protein MKIVGISGSIVGSKTRVTVEKVLNHIKKSEPDADVELIDLKNYQLEFCDGRPFTGYVGDTKLIINKILSADAFIIGTPIFQASIPGTLKNLFDLLPIDAISNKAVGIVSTAGSAKHHLVVEHQLKPILSYMKAMTLPQYVFIEEKYFNEKKEILDEQILSRLKKLADDVVRMNGRIGRMETNSY, from the coding sequence TTGAAGATTGTAGGAATTTCTGGGTCTATTGTCGGCTCAAAAACTAGGGTGACCGTAGAGAAGGTTTTAAATCATATAAAAAAAAGTGAGCCTGACGCTGATGTCGAATTAATTGATCTAAAAAACTATCAGCTGGAATTTTGCGATGGGCGTCCCTTTACGGGTTACGTGGGGGACACAAAGCTCATTATTAATAAAATTTTGTCCGCAGATGCTTTTATTATTGGAACGCCTATTTTTCAAGCATCTATTCCGGGGACACTGAAGAATCTATTTGATTTACTGCCGATCGATGCGATAAGCAATAAAGCAGTCGGCATTGTTTCCACCGCCGGATCTGCCAAGCATCATTTAGTTGTAGAACATCAGCTTAAACCCATCCTTTCCTATATGAAAGCCATGACGTTGCCACAGTATGTCTTTATCGAGGAAAAGTATTTTAACGAAAAAAAAGAAATACTGGATGAACAGATTTTGTCCAGACTCAAGAAATTGGCGGACGATGTGGTGCGTATGAATGGGAGAATCGGAAGAATGGAGACGAATTCTTATTAG
- the spx gene encoding transcriptional regulator Spx — MSVMVYGAPCSSTRKAKEWLRKHGVSYVERNILKEPLTVKELHNVLRMTLDGTDEIISTRSNAYKELDVEIDTLPLQELLSLINENPGLLKSPIIMDEKRIQVGYHEEDIRQFLPRKTRDHQWLQWRKNYLRLAEG; from the coding sequence ATGAGTGTTATGGTTTACGGGGCACCATGTTCATCAACAAGAAAAGCGAAGGAATGGTTACGAAAACATGGGGTCTCCTATGTGGAAAGAAATATATTGAAAGAACCGCTTACCGTTAAAGAACTGCATAATGTCCTCCGCATGACACTGGATGGGACAGATGAAATTATCTCAACACGATCCAATGCGTATAAAGAACTGGATGTGGAGATTGACACACTTCCTCTACAAGAATTACTATCACTAATTAATGAAAACCCAGGGCTATTAAAAAGTCCCATTATTATGGATGAAAAAAGGATTCAAGTCGGCTATCACGAAGAGGACATTCGCCAATTCCTCCCAAGGAAAACGAGAGATCATCAATGGCTGCAATGGCGGAAAAATTATCTCCGGCTGGCAGAAGGATAA
- a CDS encoding TetR/AcrR family transcriptional regulator, translated as MPKQTFYKLPENKRQTLIHAAEKEFSRVPLFEASISNIVKSAEIPRGSFYQYFKDKDDAFFYLLNDQAKKRRAIFVHLLNKYDGDIFDAMGEIFRITLQESKKEENLNFLRNAFLNMTHKIEDAFTRIFSDDDECDDQHKEISRLINKERLNISGDEELFYVMQILTSVTFRNFIEKFAKELSDEEAMRNYATEMHLLKKGLHK; from the coding sequence TTGCCGAAACAAACGTTTTATAAACTACCTGAGAATAAGAGACAAACACTGATACATGCAGCTGAGAAGGAATTTTCAAGGGTACCCTTATTTGAGGCTTCGATCTCCAATATAGTAAAATCAGCTGAGATACCACGGGGGAGCTTTTACCAATACTTCAAAGACAAGGACGATGCCTTTTTTTATCTATTAAATGATCAAGCAAAGAAAAGGCGAGCAATTTTTGTTCATCTCCTAAATAAATACGATGGTGATATATTTGATGCAATGGGTGAAATATTTCGTATAACCCTACAGGAGTCGAAAAAAGAAGAAAATCTCAACTTTTTAAGAAATGCGTTTTTAAATATGACCCATAAAATAGAAGATGCATTCACGCGAATTTTCAGTGATGACGATGAATGTGACGACCAGCATAAGGAAATAAGCCGATTAATCAATAAAGAGCGGTTGAATATTTCGGGGGATGAAGAATTATTTTATGTCATGCAAATTCTCACATCCGTAACTTTTCGTAATTTCATTGAAAAATTTGCCAAGGAATTATCAGATGAAGAGGCAATGAGAAATTATGCGACTGAAATGCATCTGTTGAAAAAGGGTCTGCATAAGTAA
- a CDS encoding NAD-dependent protein deacylase, which translates to MLKKWIKESNYTVIYTGAGMSTESGLPDFRSADNGLWNKKDPSKIASTTALNDNVSEFIAFYRERVLGVRDYKPHKGHEILAEWEKRGLVKSIITQNVDGFHQRAGSKRVAELHGTLQKLNCQSCASVYSSEEYVDREYYCSCEGVLRPSIVLFGESLPRDAFQFALNETEKCDLFIVLGSSLSVTPANQFPLIAKENGAKLVIVNRDKTDFDSIADEVINDREIGDVLMELDQ; encoded by the coding sequence GTGCTTAAAAAATGGATTAAAGAATCGAATTATACCGTGATATATACAGGTGCAGGCATGTCAACCGAAAGTGGGTTGCCTGATTTTCGCTCGGCAGATAACGGGTTATGGAATAAAAAAGATCCCAGCAAAATCGCCAGCACAACTGCCCTGAACGACAATGTCTCTGAATTTATCGCCTTTTACCGGGAGCGTGTCCTTGGCGTGAGAGACTATAAGCCACATAAGGGGCACGAAATTTTGGCTGAATGGGAAAAACGGGGTCTGGTTAAGTCCATTATCACCCAAAATGTGGACGGCTTTCATCAGCGTGCAGGCAGCAAGCGGGTGGCAGAGCTTCATGGTACACTTCAGAAACTAAATTGTCAGTCATGCGCGAGTGTATACAGCAGCGAAGAGTATGTTGACCGAGAATATTATTGCAGCTGCGAGGGTGTGTTACGCCCGTCTATTGTATTATTTGGCGAGTCCCTGCCTCGTGACGCCTTCCAATTTGCCTTGAATGAAACGGAAAAATGCGATCTGTTTATCGTGCTGGGATCGTCATTAAGCGTAACGCCAGCAAACCAGTTCCCCCTCATCGCAAAGGAAAATGGTGCAAAATTAGTTATTGTAAATAGAGACAAAACCGACTTTGATTCTATCGCTGATGAGGTGATTAACGACCGGGAAATTGGGGATGTCTTAATGGAACTGGATCAGTAA